The sequence AATTTCTCCAATGATTGTTCGTGAAATATATCTTGGTGATACAAAAACTGAAGATACGGTTCGAGGAAATTTTTATGTAAATTTTAAAACAGAAATCTTTGAAAAAAGTTCTATTAGTTACACAGTCTATTATCAACCAAGGATAGATAAAAATGATGATTACGACTTAATTCAAAAATTTGTTTATAAAAACAGAATAACTGACAAGTTTTCAATCAAATTGCAATTCAATTACGATTACGATTCTCACCCAATTGAGAGTGTTGAAAAATACGATGTAACTCAAAGAACTCTACTTTCGTATGAGTTTTAACTCTCTTAATTTAAAATTATTTAAAGAGTCTCTTTTATTAAATTTGAAAAACATTCAAATCGTTTAAACTCTTTTTTAAAATAGACTATGTAGAATACCGCAAAATATATCTTTAGGGAGTTTGTTAATGCAAACAACAAAATTAAAAGGTAATGACGTAGCTCTTGCTGGTAAAACAGTTAATGTTGGTGATAAAGCACCAGTTGTTACAGTTGTAAATAGTGAAGATCTTTCTGATGTTACAGTTGGTGGAGCTTCTGGAAAAAAACAACTTGTAGTTGCTGTTCCATCTCTTGACACTCCAGTATGTGCTACTGAAACAAGAACTTTCAATTCAAAAGTTGCTGATCTTGATAATGTAGACGTTGTTACAGTTTCTATGGATTTACCATTCGCATCAAAAAGATTTTGTGCTACTGAGGG is a genomic window of Thiovulum sp. ES containing:
- a CDS encoding peroxiredoxin (PFAM: Redoxin) — encoded protein: MQTTKLKGNDVALAGKTVNVGDKAPVVTVVNSEDLSDVTVGGASGKKQLVVAVPSLDTPVCATETRTFNSKVADLDNVDVVTVSMDLPFASKRFCATEGIDKLVVASDFRNKDFSYNYGTLIADGALAGVSARVIFVINEEGTVTYKQVVPEITEEPNYDEALEALK